The Lysobacter panacisoli genome includes a window with the following:
- the lpxO gene encoding lipid A hydroxylase LpxO: MKWVFVLLFLASAVYVHRRGRVRHRLGRQLLDHSTFMAPLNVLMYAFSRVPTTPFIDDPARHFPELEPLREQWPQIRAEALRLREMQQIKAADGYTDVGFNSFFRRGWKRFYLKWYDEAHPSAAELCPQTTALLRRIPSVKAAMFTELPPGSELRPHRDPYAGSLRLHLGLDTPNDDGCFIEVDGQRYSWRDGQWTMFDETYIHSARNDTQGNRVILFCDVERPLRFAPVRALNRFVARHLIAAGASPNQEGDRTGGINRLFKYFYAVRLRAKALRERNQSLYYGLKYASVALAVAFIVWV, encoded by the coding sequence ATGAAATGGGTCTTCGTCCTGCTGTTCCTCGCCAGCGCGGTGTATGTGCACCGCCGTGGCCGGGTGCGGCACCGCCTGGGCCGGCAATTGCTGGACCACTCCACCTTCATGGCCCCGCTCAACGTGCTGATGTACGCGTTCTCGCGGGTCCCCACCACGCCGTTCATCGACGATCCGGCCCGGCATTTCCCGGAGCTGGAACCCCTGCGCGAGCAGTGGCCGCAGATCCGCGCCGAGGCCCTGCGCCTGCGCGAGATGCAGCAGATCAAGGCCGCCGACGGTTACACCGACGTGGGCTTCAACTCGTTCTTCCGGCGCGGCTGGAAGCGCTTCTACCTGAAGTGGTACGACGAGGCCCACCCCTCGGCGGCCGAGCTGTGCCCGCAGACCACGGCCCTGCTGCGCCGGATCCCGAGCGTGAAGGCGGCGATGTTCACCGAGCTGCCGCCCGGCAGCGAGCTGCGCCCGCATCGCGACCCCTACGCCGGCTCGCTGCGCCTGCACCTGGGCCTGGACACGCCCAACGACGACGGATGCTTCATCGAGGTCGACGGCCAGCGCTACAGCTGGCGCGACGGCCAGTGGACGATGTTCGACGAGACCTACATCCACAGCGCCCGCAACGACACCCAGGGCAACCGCGTCATCCTGTTCTGCGACGTCGAGCGTCCGCTGCGCTTCGCCCCGGTGCGGGCGCTGAACCGCTTCGTCGCGCGCCACCTGATCGCGGCCGGGGCCTCGCCCAACCAGGAAGGTGACCGCACCGGCGGCATCAACCGCCTGTTCAAGTACTTCTACGCCGTGCGCCTGAGGGCCAAGGCCCTGCGCGAGCGCAACCAGTCGCTGTATTACGGCCTGAAGTACGCCAGCGTCGCGCTGGCCGTCGCGTTCATCGTCTGGGTCTGA
- the ribB gene encoding 3,4-dihydroxy-2-butanone-4-phosphate synthase, with protein MPFSPIPELLEEIRNGRMVVIVDDEDRENEGDLIMAAELVRPQDINFMVTHARGLVCLSLTRERCRQLGLPPMVRDNTSPHHTNFTVSIEAAEGVTTGISAYDRAHTVRTAVRPDAAASDLSQPGHIFPLQAQPGGVLNRAGHTEAASDLALLAGLEPAGVLVEILNPDGSMARRPELEAFAAEHGLKIGSIEELIRYRLATEHTVERVDEREIQTEHGPFRLFTYRDRLSHALHFALRRGDADPATPTLVRVHVQNPLADALHWRRPDFGPAVGDVLRMIAAEDRGALVLLADHADADALLARIRAPQHPDETPSARAHALAEWRRNGAGGQILADLGLGRLRVLGTPRKQIGLAGFGLEVVEYVELPH; from the coding sequence ATGCCCTTCAGCCCGATCCCCGAACTGCTGGAAGAAATCCGCAACGGCCGCATGGTCGTGATCGTCGACGACGAAGACCGCGAGAACGAAGGCGACCTGATCATGGCCGCAGAACTCGTGCGTCCGCAGGACATCAACTTCATGGTCACGCACGCGCGCGGCCTGGTGTGCCTGTCGCTCACGCGCGAACGGTGCCGCCAGCTCGGATTGCCGCCGATGGTGCGCGACAACACGTCGCCGCACCATACCAACTTCACCGTGAGCATCGAGGCCGCCGAGGGCGTCACCACCGGCATCAGTGCCTACGACCGCGCGCATACCGTGCGCACCGCCGTGCGCCCGGATGCGGCGGCGAGCGACCTCTCGCAGCCCGGCCATATCTTCCCGTTGCAGGCGCAGCCCGGTGGCGTGCTCAACCGTGCCGGCCATACGGAAGCCGCTTCCGACCTGGCGCTGCTCGCCGGGCTGGAGCCAGCCGGCGTGCTGGTGGAGATCCTCAATCCCGACGGCAGCATGGCGCGCCGCCCGGAGCTGGAGGCGTTCGCCGCCGAGCACGGACTCAAGATCGGCTCGATCGAGGAACTCATCCGCTACCGCCTCGCCACCGAGCACACGGTCGAGCGCGTCGACGAGCGCGAGATCCAGACCGAGCACGGCCCGTTCCGGCTCTTCACCTACCGCGATCGACTCAGCCACGCGCTGCATTTCGCCCTGCGCCGTGGCGACGCCGATCCGGCCACGCCGACGCTGGTGCGCGTGCACGTGCAGAACCCGCTGGCCGACGCGCTGCACTGGCGACGCCCGGATTTCGGCCCCGCGGTCGGCGACGTGCTTCGGATGATCGCCGCGGAGGATCGTGGTGCGCTGGTCCTGCTGGCCGACCACGCCGATGCCGATGCCCTGCTGGCGCGGATCCGCGCGCCCCAGCACCCGGACGAAACGCCGTCGGCCCGCGCCCATGCCCTGGCCGAGTGGCGCCGGAACGGTGCTGGCGGACAGATCCTTGCCGACCTCGGGCTGGGCCGCCTGCGCGTGCTCGGCACGCCGCGCAAGCAGATCGGCCTGGCTGGCTTCGGGCTGGAAGTGGTCGAGTACGTCGAACTGCCGCATTGA
- the pyrF gene encoding orotidine-5'-phosphate decarboxylase, producing the protein MSFMQALRTRWSNADSLVCVGLDPEPAKFPARFANDADAVFAFCRDIVDATAPYVCAFKPQIAHFAALGAEDALARLIAHIHAAHAGIPVILDSKRGDIGSTAQHYAAEAFDRYRADAVTANPYLGRDSVQPFLDRADRGVVVLCRTSNPGAGDLQDLVVDGRPLYQHVAHKVAHEWNGHGNCSLVVGATWPAQLKEVRAIVGSEVPFLVPGVGAQGGDVEAVVTNAKTADGTGLIVSSSRAVLYASNGDDFAQAAANAARELRDQINRYR; encoded by the coding sequence ATGAGCTTCATGCAGGCACTGCGCACGCGCTGGTCCAACGCCGACTCCCTCGTCTGCGTGGGCCTCGATCCCGAGCCGGCGAAGTTCCCCGCGCGGTTCGCCAACGACGCCGACGCGGTGTTCGCCTTCTGCCGCGACATCGTCGATGCCACCGCGCCGTACGTGTGCGCGTTCAAGCCGCAGATCGCGCATTTCGCCGCGCTCGGTGCGGAAGACGCGCTGGCGCGGCTGATCGCGCACATCCACGCAGCGCATGCCGGCATCCCGGTGATCCTCGACAGCAAGCGCGGCGACATCGGCAGCACGGCGCAGCATTACGCGGCCGAAGCGTTCGACCGCTATCGCGCCGACGCGGTCACCGCCAATCCTTACCTCGGCCGCGATTCGGTGCAGCCGTTCCTCGACCGTGCCGATCGCGGCGTGGTCGTCCTGTGCCGCACGTCCAATCCGGGCGCGGGCGATCTGCAGGACCTCGTCGTCGACGGTCGTCCGCTGTACCAGCACGTCGCACACAAGGTCGCGCACGAATGGAATGGCCACGGCAACTGCTCGCTGGTCGTCGGCGCGACGTGGCCGGCGCAGCTGAAGGAAGTGCGCGCGATCGTCGGATCCGAGGTTCCGTTCCTCGTACCCGGCGTCGGCGCGCAGGGCGGCGATGTCGAGGCGGTCGTGACCAATGCGAAGACCGCCGATGGCACCGGCCTGATCGTCAGCAGCTCGCGCGCTGTGCTTTACGCGTCGAACGGCGACGACTTCGCGCAGGCGGCCGCGAACGCGGCTCGCGAGCTGCGGGACCAGATCAACCGGTACCGCTGA
- a CDS encoding energy transducer TonB family protein: MPYRAVALVATTWLVTSCSVAPSRAADAPEQVRVLSSTPANPALALGARFDQSSRACTVGSVQMLSAEEVEGLVHDWQEPPEGCDGPGKLELPSHGNSPVSTLANGSAHVLVRLDERGGIDTVKAVCATDASFGEAAVETVERIRFSPMTCAGVPTRIAFFVPLDYSLR, translated from the coding sequence ATGCCGTATCGCGCCGTCGCGCTCGTCGCGACCACGTGGCTGGTGACATCGTGCTCGGTCGCGCCATCGCGCGCGGCCGACGCGCCGGAACAGGTCCGCGTGCTCAGCTCCACGCCCGCCAATCCGGCGCTGGCGCTGGGCGCGCGCTTCGACCAGTCCAGCCGTGCATGCACGGTGGGATCGGTGCAGATGCTCTCGGCCGAGGAAGTCGAAGGACTGGTCCACGACTGGCAGGAGCCGCCGGAAGGCTGCGACGGACCCGGCAAGCTGGAACTTCCGTCGCACGGCAATTCGCCTGTGTCGACGCTCGCCAACGGATCGGCGCACGTGCTGGTGCGGCTGGACGAACGCGGCGGGATCGACACGGTGAAGGCGGTGTGTGCGACCGATGCCTCGTTCGGCGAGGCCGCGGTCGAGACCGTCGAGCGCATCCGTTTTTCCCCGATGACCTGCGCCGGCGTGCCGACGCGCATCGCGTTCTTCGTGCCGCTGGATTACTCCCTGCGTTGA
- the ribD gene encoding bifunctional diaminohydroxyphosphoribosylaminopyrimidine deaminase/5-amino-6-(5-phosphoribosylamino)uracil reductase RibD, producing the protein MTAFTATDHAMMAHALRLAERGLYTTKPNPMVGSVIAHGEEIVGEGWHQRAGEPHAEVFALRAAGERAKGATAYVTLEPCAHTGRTGPCADALIAAGVSRVVAAMRDPFPQVDGAGFERLRAAGITVESGLMETQARVLNRGFLSRVQRGRPWLRVKLATSLDGRSALANGESKWISGEASRMDVQHWRARSGAIVTGAGTVLADDPQLTVRLGDDTPFVAPLRVVLDPGLATVARGRVREGDAPTLYIHAPDAKPPRGIQAQLASVPVREGRFDLDAVLRLLAERGVNEIQLEAGATLAGAFLGAGLVDEVLLYVAPVLLGERARPMFDGLSIDTMAQKLRMSIVESRYLGQDVRLLLRPESNA; encoded by the coding sequence ATGACCGCTTTCACCGCCACCGACCACGCAATGATGGCGCACGCGCTGCGCCTGGCCGAGCGCGGCCTGTACACCACCAAGCCCAATCCGATGGTCGGCAGCGTCATCGCGCACGGCGAGGAGATCGTCGGCGAAGGCTGGCACCAGCGCGCGGGTGAGCCGCACGCGGAAGTGTTCGCACTGCGCGCCGCGGGCGAACGCGCGAAGGGCGCGACCGCATACGTCACGCTGGAACCGTGCGCGCATACCGGCCGCACCGGTCCGTGCGCGGATGCGCTGATCGCGGCCGGCGTGTCGCGCGTGGTCGCGGCGATGCGCGATCCGTTCCCGCAGGTCGACGGTGCCGGTTTCGAGAGACTGCGCGCTGCCGGCATCACGGTCGAATCGGGTTTGATGGAAACGCAGGCACGCGTGCTCAACCGCGGTTTCCTGTCGCGCGTGCAGCGCGGGCGCCCGTGGCTGCGGGTGAAGCTGGCGACCAGCCTCGACGGACGCAGCGCGCTCGCCAACGGCGAATCAAAGTGGATCAGCGGCGAGGCGTCGCGCATGGACGTGCAGCACTGGCGCGCGCGCTCCGGCGCGATCGTCACCGGTGCGGGCACCGTGCTCGCCGACGATCCGCAGCTCACCGTGCGACTGGGCGACGACACGCCGTTCGTGGCGCCGCTGCGCGTGGTGCTCGATCCGGGCCTGGCCACCGTTGCGCGCGGCCGCGTGCGCGAGGGCGACGCGCCCACGCTCTACATCCATGCGCCCGACGCGAAGCCGCCGCGCGGTATCCAGGCGCAGCTGGCGTCGGTGCCGGTGCGCGAAGGCCGCTTCGATCTCGATGCGGTGCTGCGCCTGCTCGCCGAACGCGGCGTCAACGAGATCCAGCTCGAAGCCGGCGCGACGCTCGCCGGTGCGTTCCTCGGCGCGGGACTGGTCGACGAGGTACTGCTGTACGTCGCGCCGGTCTTGCTGGGCGAACGTGCGCGGCCGATGTTCGACGGACTGTCGATCGACACGATGGCGCAGAAGTTGCGCATGTCGATCGTCGAATCGCGCTACCTGGGCCAGGACGTCCGCCTGCTGCTGAGACCCGAATCCAACGCGTGA
- the ettA gene encoding energy-dependent translational throttle protein EttA yields MQYIYTMNGVSKVVPPKRQIIKDISLSFFPGAKIGLLGLNGAGKSTVLKIMAGVDTDFVGEARPQPGIKVGYLPQEPQLDPEKTVREAVEEGVGEVLNAQAALEAVYAAYAEEGADFDALAKEQERLEAILAAGDAHTLENQLEIAADALRLPPWDATIGKLSGGEKRRVALCRLLLQKPDMLLLDEPTNHLDAESVEWLEQFLARYTGTVVAVTHDRYFLDNAAEWILELDRGRGIPWKGNYTEWLVQKDERLKQEENQEKSRQKAIQKELEWARQNAKGGRSKGKARLARIEELQSVDYQKRQETNEIFIPPGERLGNKVIEFKNVSKKFGDRLLIDNLSFSVPPGAIVGIIGPNGAGKSTLFKMITGQEKPDSGEIDMGSTVKLAYVDQSRDKLEGNHNVFQEVSGGLDILNINGIEIQSRAYIGRFNFKGQDQQKLVGTLSGGERGRLHMAKTLLQGGNVLLLDEPSNDLDIETLRALEDALLEFPGNTFVISHDRWFLDRIATHILAFEGDSHVEFFQGNYREYEEDKKRRLGAEGAQPHRLRFKALK; encoded by the coding sequence ATGCAATACATCTACACCATGAACGGCGTCAGCAAGGTCGTGCCGCCGAAGCGTCAGATCATCAAGGACATCTCGCTGTCCTTCTTCCCCGGCGCGAAGATCGGCCTTCTGGGCCTGAACGGCGCGGGCAAGTCGACCGTGCTGAAGATCATGGCCGGTGTGGACACCGATTTCGTCGGCGAGGCCCGCCCGCAGCCCGGCATCAAGGTCGGCTACCTGCCGCAGGAACCGCAGCTGGACCCGGAAAAGACCGTGCGCGAAGCGGTCGAGGAAGGCGTCGGCGAAGTGCTCAACGCGCAGGCCGCGCTGGAAGCCGTGTACGCCGCCTATGCCGAGGAAGGCGCCGACTTCGACGCGCTCGCCAAGGAACAGGAACGCCTCGAGGCGATCCTCGCCGCCGGCGACGCGCACACGCTGGAGAACCAGCTGGAAATCGCTGCCGACGCGCTGCGCCTGCCGCCGTGGGACGCGACGATCGGCAAGCTCTCCGGCGGTGAGAAACGCCGCGTCGCACTGTGCCGCCTGCTGCTGCAGAAGCCGGACATGCTGCTGCTCGACGAACCGACCAACCACCTCGACGCCGAATCGGTCGAGTGGCTGGAGCAGTTCCTCGCGCGTTACACCGGCACCGTCGTCGCGGTCACCCACGATCGCTACTTCCTCGACAACGCCGCCGAGTGGATCCTCGAACTCGACCGCGGCCGTGGCATTCCGTGGAAGGGCAACTACACCGAGTGGCTGGTCCAGAAGGACGAGCGCCTCAAGCAGGAAGAGAACCAGGAGAAGTCGCGCCAGAAGGCCATCCAGAAGGAACTGGAATGGGCGCGCCAGAACGCCAAGGGCGGCCGCTCCAAGGGCAAGGCACGCCTTGCGCGCATCGAAGAGCTGCAGTCTGTCGATTACCAGAAGCGCCAGGAAACGAACGAGATCTTCATTCCGCCCGGCGAGCGCCTGGGCAACAAGGTCATCGAGTTCAAGAACGTCAGCAAGAAGTTCGGCGACCGCCTGCTCATCGACAACCTGAGCTTCTCGGTCCCGCCGGGCGCGATCGTCGGCATCATCGGCCCCAACGGCGCCGGCAAGTCGACGCTGTTCAAGATGATCACGGGCCAGGAAAAGCCGGACAGCGGCGAGATCGACATGGGCTCGACGGTGAAGCTCGCCTACGTCGACCAGAGCCGCGACAAGCTGGAAGGCAACCACAACGTCTTCCAGGAAGTCTCCGGCGGCCTGGACATCCTCAACATCAACGGCATCGAGATCCAGTCGCGCGCCTACATCGGTCGCTTCAACTTCAAGGGCCAGGACCAGCAGAAGCTGGTCGGCACGCTGTCGGGCGGTGAACGCGGTCGCCTGCACATGGCCAAGACCCTGCTGCAGGGCGGCAACGTGCTGCTGCTCGACGAACCGTCGAACGACCTGGACATCGAAACGCTGCGTGCGCTGGAAGACGCGCTGCTCGAGTTCCCCGGCAACACATTCGTCATTTCGCACGACCGCTGGTTCCTGGACCGCATCGCCACGCACATCCTCGCCTTCGAAGGCGACTCGCACGTGGAGTTCTTCCAGGGCAACTACCGCGAGTACGAGGAAGACAAGAAGCGTCGCCTCGGCGCGGAAGGCGCACAGCCGCACCGCCTGCGGTTCAAGGCGCTGAAGTAA
- a CDS encoding class I SAM-dependent methyltransferase, whose product MSGSNFKDHFSGMAEAYAQARPEYPHALFDAIAAVVPATARVWEPGCGSGQATRGLAARFAHVHATEPSAQQLARHWAADRDDAKVALVVEPAERTALAGASVQLVAVAQALHWFDRARFFAECARVLTPGGVLAAWGYADFLAPEGMVEVVEEFRVRIDPYWPPERAQIDARYAGYDWPFPALPVPSMWLEMEWSLAHFLRYLSSMSAVARCAADTGVDPVAHYAPALAAAWGDPDEARTIQWPLFLHLRRKP is encoded by the coding sequence ATGAGCGGCTCGAACTTCAAGGATCACTTCTCCGGCATGGCCGAGGCCTACGCGCAGGCGCGGCCGGAATATCCCCACGCACTGTTCGACGCGATCGCCGCGGTCGTGCCCGCGACGGCGCGCGTGTGGGAACCCGGTTGCGGCAGCGGCCAGGCCACGCGCGGACTCGCGGCGCGCTTCGCCCACGTCCATGCGACCGAGCCGAGCGCGCAGCAGCTGGCCCGGCACTGGGCTGCGGACCGCGACGACGCCAAGGTCGCGCTCGTGGTCGAACCGGCCGAGCGCACCGCACTCGCCGGTGCGAGCGTGCAACTCGTGGCCGTGGCGCAGGCGCTGCACTGGTTCGATCGCGCGCGCTTCTTCGCCGAATGCGCACGCGTGCTCACGCCCGGTGGTGTGCTGGCGGCGTGGGGCTATGCGGATTTCCTCGCCCCGGAAGGGATGGTCGAGGTGGTGGAGGAATTCCGCGTCCGCATCGATCCGTACTGGCCGCCGGAGCGCGCGCAGATCGACGCCCGTTACGCCGGCTACGACTGGCCGTTCCCGGCGCTGCCGGTGCCGTCCATGTGGCTGGAGATGGAGTGGTCGCTGGCGCATTTCCTGCGCTACCTGTCGAGCATGTCGGCGGTCGCGCGCTGCGCTGCCGACACGGGCGTGGACCCGGTCGCGCACTATGCGCCCGCGCTGGCCGCGGCCTGGGGCGATCCGGACGAGGCCCGCACGATCCAGTGGCCGCTGTTCCTGCACCTGCGCCGCAAGCCCTGA
- the glyA gene encoding serine hydroxymethyltransferase yields MFPSSARIAGYDDELAQAIANEARRQEDHVELIASENYASPRVLEAQGSVLTNKYAEGYPGKRYYGGCEYVDIAEQLAIDRLKKLFGADYANVQPHSGSQANQAVYFALLNPGDTILGMSLAHGGHLTHGAKVNASGKLFNAVQYGVNDQGLIDYDEVEKLALEHKPKMVVAGFSAYSQQIDWARFRAIADKVGAYLFVDMAHVAGLVAAGVYPNPLPHAHVVTSTTHKTLRGPRGGIIVAKDPSEELVKKLQSIVFPGIQGGPLMHVIAAKAVAFKEALEPDFTAYQQQVVKNAQAMAKTIIARGYKIVSGGTQNHLMLIDMIGKGVTGKDAEAALGKAHITVNKNAVPNDPQKPFVTSGLRIGTPAVTTRGYLEADCVELANWICDVLDAPNDDSVIAAVRDKVTAQCKKFPVYG; encoded by the coding sequence ATGTTCCCCAGCTCCGCCCGCATCGCCGGCTACGACGATGAACTCGCCCAGGCCATCGCCAACGAAGCGCGCCGCCAGGAGGATCACGTCGAGCTGATCGCCTCGGAAAACTACGCCTCGCCGCGCGTGCTCGAGGCCCAGGGCAGCGTGCTCACCAACAAGTACGCCGAGGGCTACCCGGGCAAGCGCTACTACGGCGGCTGCGAATACGTGGACATCGCCGAGCAGCTCGCGATCGACCGGCTGAAGAAGCTGTTCGGGGCCGATTACGCCAACGTGCAGCCGCATTCGGGCTCGCAGGCCAACCAGGCGGTGTACTTCGCCCTGCTGAATCCGGGCGACACCATCCTGGGCATGTCGCTGGCGCACGGCGGCCATCTGACCCACGGCGCCAAGGTCAACGCCTCCGGCAAGCTGTTCAACGCCGTCCAGTACGGCGTGAACGACCAGGGCCTGATCGATTACGACGAAGTCGAGAAGCTGGCGCTGGAGCACAAGCCGAAGATGGTCGTGGCCGGTTTCTCGGCGTATTCGCAGCAGATCGACTGGGCGCGCTTCCGCGCCATCGCCGACAAGGTCGGCGCGTACCTGTTCGTGGACATGGCGCACGTCGCCGGCCTGGTCGCCGCGGGCGTGTACCCGAACCCGCTGCCGCACGCGCACGTCGTCACTTCGACCACGCACAAGACCCTGCGCGGCCCGCGCGGCGGCATCATCGTGGCCAAGGATCCGTCCGAGGAGCTGGTGAAGAAGCTGCAGAGCATCGTCTTCCCGGGCATCCAGGGCGGGCCGCTGATGCACGTCATCGCCGCCAAGGCGGTGGCCTTCAAGGAAGCGTTGGAGCCGGACTTCACCGCCTACCAGCAGCAGGTCGTGAAGAACGCGCAGGCGATGGCGAAGACGATCATCGCGCGCGGCTACAAGATCGTCTCCGGCGGCACGCAGAACCACCTGATGCTGATCGACATGATCGGCAAGGGCGTGACCGGCAAGGACGCGGAAGCCGCGCTCGGCAAGGCGCACATCACGGTCAACAAGAACGCGGTGCCCAACGATCCGCAGAAGCCGTTCGTGACCTCGGGCCTGCGCATCGGCACCCCGGCGGTGACCACGCGTGGCTACCTGGAAGCGGACTGCGTCGAACTGGCCAACTGGATCTGCGATGTCCTCGATGCACCGAACGACGACAGCGTCATCGCCGCCGTGCGCGACAAGGTGACGGCGCAGTGCAAGAAGTTCCCGGTCTACGGCTGA
- the nrdR gene encoding transcriptional regulator NrdR — protein sequence MHCPFCQHNDTRVIDSRVSDDGATIRRRRVCEACGERFSTLETIELKLPLIIKSDGRREAFDARKLRASFDRALQKRPVSEEQIETSVRAVVHHLRMTAERELPSRRVGDFVMAELRKLDHVAYVRFASVYRAFQDVADFREELDRLESDSSGEGQLPLLDGEPEPAPRNRKR from the coding sequence ATGCATTGTCCGTTCTGCCAGCACAACGACACCCGCGTGATCGATTCGCGCGTGTCCGACGACGGCGCCACGATCCGCCGCCGCCGCGTGTGCGAGGCCTGCGGCGAGCGCTTTTCCACGCTGGAAACCATCGAACTCAAGCTGCCGCTGATCATCAAGAGCGACGGTCGTCGCGAAGCATTCGACGCACGCAAGCTGCGCGCCAGCTTCGACCGCGCACTGCAGAAGCGGCCGGTGTCGGAGGAGCAGATCGAAACCTCGGTGCGCGCCGTCGTCCACCACCTGCGCATGACCGCCGAGCGCGAACTGCCCTCGCGCCGCGTCGGCGATTTCGTCATGGCCGAGCTGCGCAAGCTCGACCACGTCGCCTACGTGCGCTTCGCCTCGGTCTACCGTGCGTTCCAGGACGTGGCCGATTTCCGCGAGGAACTCGATCGCCTGGAAAGCGACAGCTCCGGCGAAGGCCAGCTGCCGCTGCTCGACGGCGAGCCTGAGCCCGCGCCGCGCAACCGGAAACGCTGA
- a CDS encoding riboflavin synthase, with protein MFTGIIEGVGRLATTERRGGDVRLTVEVGSLPFDAVQMGESIAVNGVCLTVVAFDATSFAADASNETLSLTTLGALQPGDAVNLERAMRPTDRLGGHLVSGHVDGLGRVEGIVPDARAQRWRFSAPASLLRYVAKKGSICVDGVSLTVNEVDDAGFEVALIPHTVANTRFADTRVGDAVNLEIDLVARYVERLLAGRA; from the coding sequence ATGTTCACCGGAATCATCGAAGGCGTCGGCCGCCTCGCCACCACCGAGCGCCGCGGCGGCGACGTGCGCCTGACCGTCGAGGTCGGCTCGCTGCCGTTCGACGCGGTGCAGATGGGCGAGAGCATCGCCGTCAACGGCGTGTGCCTCACGGTGGTCGCGTTCGACGCGACGAGCTTCGCCGCCGACGCCTCCAACGAGACCCTCTCGCTCACCACGCTCGGCGCGTTGCAGCCGGGCGACGCGGTGAACCTGGAGCGCGCGATGCGTCCGACCGACCGCCTCGGTGGGCATCTGGTCAGCGGCCACGTCGATGGCCTCGGCCGCGTCGAAGGCATCGTCCCCGATGCACGCGCCCAGCGCTGGCGTTTTTCCGCGCCCGCGTCACTGCTGCGCTACGTCGCCAAGAAGGGATCGATCTGCGTCGACGGCGTCAGCCTCACCGTCAACGAAGTCGATGACGCCGGCTTCGAAGTGGCACTGATCCCGCACACCGTCGCGAACACGCGCTTCGCCGACACGCGCGTCGGCGATGCCGTGAACCTCGAGATCGACCTCGTCGCGCGTTACGTCGAGCGCCTGCTCGCCGGTCGCGCCTGA